The genomic interval CCGCCGAACCGTCCTCTCGGGCGCGGTTGCAGCCGGAGTCGTCTCGATTGCTGGCTGTGCGGGGACAGGGGGCGGTGGCGCCGATTCCGCTCCCGACGCAGTGACACTCTCGGAGGACGCGACGTGCGACGTGTGTGGAATGGTCATATCGAAGCATCCGGGTCCGAGTAGCGAGGCGTTCTACGAGGACCAGGAACCGAACGGACATGCGAACCCGGCACGCTTCGACAGTACGTGGGAGGCGTTCCAGTTCGACTACGAGCGCGAAGGCTGGACTCGTACGTCATTTTACGTCACCGACTACTCGGCGGTCGACTATGAAATCCGAACTGACGGTGACCAGCAGCTCATCTCCCGGCACGTCGAGGCGTCGACGTTCGTATCCGCCGACTCGGTCACGTTCGTGGCCGATTCGGCTGTCGTCGGGACTATGGGAGCCGATCTCATCGGATTCTCCGAGCAAGCAGACGCGGAGGCGTTCCGATCGGAATACGGTGGCGAGTTGGTTACTGCTGACGAGGTGACGAAAACTCTGATCGGTCAACTTGGGAAGTAGAGACCCGTCGATGTACGCACGAGCAGCTGTGATCGCCGTCGCGCTGTCGGCACTGGTGTTGGGCAGTTCTTTCGCCGTCCCTGTCGGCGTCGGCGATTCGGTTGGTCCGGTGCCGTTCGAGGACACCGTATCTCTCGGAATGACCAGCACCACGCTCAGGGCCGCCGACGCGGAGGGAGTAGCGTTACCGAAGGTAGAAGTGTTCTACGCGGAGTACGAGTACGTGATCGGGTACTACGGGGTCGAATCGTATCTCGCTGAGCACCGCCGAACCGGCCACGACCGGCAGTTCGGGCAGCCGCTGGCGGTGTTCGTAACCGATTACGCGGGAACGAACGTCTCGCTCACCGAACGCGGCTATCCCGTCGTAGACACGAACACGGACCCGTCGTTCGTGCGCGCCAGTGATGCGTACGTCGTAATCGGGAGCGAGGCACGAACCGCGACGGGGTCTCTTGCCATGCCGTTCTCCGATCGTGAGGCCGCCAGCGAGTTCACCGAACGCTACGGCGGCGAGGTGATCCCCTGGGATGGCGTCGACGAAGCGGTTGAGGCCTCCAACCCGATCACCCGCGAGCGCTACGAAGCGACTGTCGACGAGCGCATGCAGTGGGCGGATCGTGCGGTCGAGGCGACACGGCCGCTCCGTGAGCGCCCAGTTACCGTGACGGTGGGCGAGGACGTGCCGACGCTACAGGCGGCGGTGGAGGCTGCGCCGCCGAACACCACAGTGTTGCTGCCGCCGGGTGAGTACGCAGTCGATGAGGTCATCGTGAACAAGTCGGTCACGATCAGAGGTGCCGGCGTCGCAACACACATCCGCGGCGACGGTAACGGATCGGTCCTCCACATGAACGCGAGTCACGCGGCCGTGACCGATCTCCGGATCTCGGGCGTCGGCTCGGTCGGCAGTCCAGAACGGTCCGCCAACACTTCCAGCGATTGGTCGGAATCCGTCGAACTCGCGTACGGCCGCGGAGACGCCGCAATTCGGCTGGACGGTGCCGACGGCGCGCTCGTGGAGAATATCGTGATCGACACGCCAGCGAGTGGAATTATCTCCAGAGCCGCGGATGGAGCTGTCGTACAGAACATCACGCTCCGTGGCGCAGCCGCCCCCGAAAACGGGTTTATGGGCGTCGTTGCGATGTACGCGCCGGTTGTCGTTGAGAACAGCAGCTTCCACGGCGGTCGGGACGCCGTCTACACCCACCGTGCACACGAGACTGTAATACGGAACAACGAGATGGCCGATGCCCGGTTCGGCGTCCATTTGATGTACACATCGCGGACGCTCGTTGCGAACAATGAGATTCACAACGAATCCGTGGGCGTGATCGTCATGACGCGTCCCACCGGAAATCTCGTCGTCGGAAACCGCGTGTCTGCCACGCGCACCGGCATCAGCACTGTCGGGGCAGACTCATACTACGCGGAGAACGTCCTGACCGACAACAAGTGGGGGATGACTGTATCGGGAACCGGCTCGCTGTACACTCGAAACACGATCGTGAACAACACATACGGCCTACGTGGGTCGTCACTGCTACCGACGAATCTCGTGACGCACAATGACGTGGTCGACAATGAATATCCCGTCGACTCGTATCTGGGCGCGTTGCGCGTGTGGACCGTCGACGGTGAGGGCAACTACTGGGGTCGGCTCCCCGGCGCGGACCGCGACGGCGACGGGACCGTAGAACGGCCGTACCGCCCGTCGGGGGCGATTGACAGTCGCCTCCACTCAACGCCCGGCGCGTGGACGCTCGCCCGGTCACCCGCGGTCGCGCTAACGCGGGGGCTTGCGAGTTCTGTTCCCGGGCTCCGGGCAACGGGTGTCG from Halobaculum halobium carries:
- a CDS encoding nitrous oxide reductase accessory protein NosL, whose product is MVSRNSAGDGDNLGEERTHESLSDGSVSRRTVLSGAVAAGVVSIAGCAGTGGGGADSAPDAVTLSEDATCDVCGMVISKHPGPSSEAFYEDQEPNGHANPARFDSTWEAFQFDYEREGWTRTSFYVTDYSAVDYEIRTDGDQQLISRHVEASTFVSADSVTFVADSAVVGTMGADLIGFSEQADAEAFRSEYGGELVTADEVTKTLIGQLGK
- a CDS encoding right-handed parallel beta-helix repeat-containing protein; this encodes MYARAAVIAVALSALVLGSSFAVPVGVGDSVGPVPFEDTVSLGMTSTTLRAADAEGVALPKVEVFYAEYEYVIGYYGVESYLAEHRRTGHDRQFGQPLAVFVTDYAGTNVSLTERGYPVVDTNTDPSFVRASDAYVVIGSEARTATGSLAMPFSDREAASEFTERYGGEVIPWDGVDEAVEASNPITRERYEATVDERMQWADRAVEATRPLRERPVTVTVGEDVPTLQAAVEAAPPNTTVLLPPGEYAVDEVIVNKSVTIRGAGVATHIRGDGNGSVLHMNASHAAVTDLRISGVGSVGSPERSANTSSDWSESVELAYGRGDAAIRLDGADGALVENIVIDTPASGIISRAADGAVVQNITLRGAAAPENGFMGVVAMYAPVVVENSSFHGGRDAVYTHRAHETVIRNNEMADARFGVHLMYTSRTLVANNEIHNESVGVIVMTRPTGNLVVGNRVSATRTGISTVGADSYYAENVLTDNKWGMTVSGTGSLYTRNTIVNNTYGLRGSSLLPTNLVTHNDVVDNEYPVDSYLGALRVWTVDGEGNYWGRLPGADRDGDGTVERPYRPSGAIDSRLHSTPGAWTLARSPAVALTRGLASSVPGLRATGVVDTAPLTAPVRPDVLTTVRTNESDAPNETSANASGSATEVPT